A section of the Lampris incognitus isolate fLamInc1 chromosome 8, fLamInc1.hap2, whole genome shotgun sequence genome encodes:
- the LOC130116977 gene encoding palmitoyltransferase ZDHHC23-A-like, whose amino-acid sequence MKRDKLKPPEPEDPICCCECDLYQYGCSCDCEDLDEACNRWLKGKPHKNGSQSLMLEAVIDKLEISMLPALVLLPILLRVAALHFLLGIVILTALPGLVLWYYYTTHQRKRRTLFFLTLALYSLAYMYYLFITEILPRGDVSQLQVSTVTTGMILTVVSLIHTKRAPGFVRTSLTGAYSPVTTSQNQGAKERSSNPNGDSHSVGSGPVRTVETRTEALNERGSRCPVCKVIRPPRAGHCRICGSCVLRLDHHCVWINSCVGQANHRSFLLTLSVFLLTSLYGISLVLHSLCPRQYVMTALFYCPGVYNQYSTALCFTCAWYSSIVTGGLLHLLVLQVINISHNVTEREAQVALRNKTGQSRLFGLIIDTGQYSQGFYQNWLEFLTMGDASVAGKWYLIGFATNAQWFVNHRSSMKMGTAMLTPTADGDLDMTYASLNADGSCWRMHHLAKKTGVPGRFIFKSERWSNDNDMRVVDVNYAEYALVHTIKKKGSVSTVLNKLYGRGVEVRPELVQKFKQFSLDTGVLAENIAILPRNVECPAA is encoded by the exons ATGAAACGGGACAAGTTAAAACCTCCAGAGCCGGAGGACCCAATCTGCTGCTGCGAGTGCGATCTCTACCAATATGGTTGCAGCTGTGACTGTGAGGATCTGGATGAAGCTTGCAACAG GTGGCTGAAAGGCAAGCCACATAAAAATGGATCTCAATCACTTATGCTAGAGGCTGTGATTGACAAGCTGGAGATCTCTATGCTTCCTGCTCTGGTACTACTGCCCATCTTACTGCGAGTGGCCGCTCTGCACTTCCTCCTGGGCATCGTCATTCTCACAGCTCTGCCGGGCCTGGTGCTTTGGTACTACTACACCACGCATCAGAGAAAGAGACGCACCCTCTTCTTCCTCACCCTTGCCCTCTACTCCCTGGCCTACATGTATTACCTCTTCATCACTGAGATCTTACCTCGCGGGGATGTAAGTCAGCTGCAGGTATCCACCGTGACCACTGGGATGATTCTCACTGTTGTCTCTCTTATTCACACCAAAAGGGCGCCAGGTTTTGTCAGGACATCTCTGACGGGTGCTTACAGCCCAGTAACTACCAGTCAGAACCAGGGAGCGAAAGAAAGATCTTCTAACCCAAATGGAGATAGCCACTCAGTGGGGTCTGGCCCAGTGAGAACAGTGGAGACCCGGACAGAGGCCCTGAATGAGAGGGGAAGCAGGTGTCCTGTGTGCAAAGTGATACGTCCCCCACGGGCAGGACATTGCCGAATATGTGGATCCTGTGTCCTGCGTCTGGACCACCACTGTGTCTG GATAAACAGCTGTGTTGGGCAGGCCAACCATCGCAGTTTCCTCCTGACCCTCTCCGTCTTCTTGTTGACCTCTTTGTATGGGATCAGTCTGGTGCTTCACAGCTTGTGTCCTCGACAGTACGTGATGACCGCCCTCTTCTACTGTCCTGGGGTCTACAATCAGTATAG CACAGCACTTTGCTTCACATGTGCCTGGTATAGCAGTATTGTCACTGGTGGATTGCTGCACCTGCTGGTGTTGCAAGTGATCAACATCAGCCACAACGTGACGGAGCGGGAGGCGCAAGTTGCTCTGCGGAACAAGACCGGCCAGAGTCGTCTGTTTGGACTCATCATCGACACCGGACAGTATTCACAGGGCTTCTACCAGAACTGGCTGGAGTTTCTAACCATGGGGGACGCCTCG GTGGCAGGGAAGTGGTACCTGATCGGCTTTGCCACCAATGCCCAGTGGTTTGTTAACCACAGGTCCAGCATGAAGATGGGCACGGCCATGCTAACACCAACTGCTGATGGGGACCTGGATATGACCTATGCTAGCCTGAA TGCCGACGGCTCTTGCTGGAGAATGCATCATCTGGCTAAGAAGACAGGTGTCCCAGGGAGGTTCATTTTCAAGAGCGAGC GTTGGAGTAACGACAACGACATGCGTGTGGTCGATGTGAATTACGCCGAATACGCTCTGGTCCACACCATCAAGAAAAAAGGCAGCGTTTCCACCGTTCTCAACAAACTATACG GCCGCGGCGTGGAGGTCCGCCCTGAGCTTGTGCAGAAGTTCAAGCAGTTCTCCCTGGATACCGGCGTTCTGGCTGAGAACATCGCCATCCTCCCCAGAAACG TCGAGTGTCCTGCTGCCTGA